In Streptomyces rapamycinicus NRRL 5491, the genomic stretch CCGCGCCCAGGCGAACGCCTTCTGCGCCTTCGCCCGCACCGAGCGCGGTGTCATCCGCCTGATGTTCGGTCACAACTCGTCCAGCTTCGGCGCATCCGGCCGCACCCACCCGGCCCGTCTGCTGTGGCGGCAGTGGGTCGATGCCATCCACAGCTGCGAAGCGGAAGGGCTGCGCTGGCCGGACGGCGCCGAACAGACCGCGATGCTCCTGTGGTCCGCCCTCTTCGGCCGGTTCGCCCTGTGGACCTCCAGCTTCGGGCGGCAGGACGCGCGGGAGCTCGTCACCTTCGTCGACCGTGTCGTCGACACGCTGCTGCGCGACGCGCATCGCTGACCGGGCGGTGGCACACGGCGTGGGCCCATACGGCAGACTGCGTGCGGCATCATGATCACTCGCCGTTCCCGCACCGGCTCGGTGATCGGCGCGCCAACCGGCCAAGTACGTGAAAGGAACCACGGATGACCTTGGACGCAGGACCGGTACGCACCGGCGCGGACTCAACGGCGGACGGGGTGGCGGACGACCTCCCGGCCACGATGCGCGCGGCGCGGTTCGACACGGCAGCGGGCACGTTGACGGTCGAGGATGTGCCGGTGCCCCGGCCGGGAGTGGGCGAGGTCGTGGTCAAGGTGGCCGCGTGTGGCATCTGTCAGTCGGACCTGAGCCAGCTCGACGGCCATATCCCGCCCCGGCTGCCGGTGGTCACCCCCGGACACGAGGCGTCGGGCGTGGTGGCGGCGGCCGGTGACGGGGCCGGGCACTGGAAGGCGGGCGACCGGGTGGTCCTGGGGGCGGGGAAGGCATGCGGTGCGTGCCCCGCCTGCCGGTTCGGCGGCGGCACGAACACGTGCGAGGACCTCCAGGTGATGGCCTTCCACTATGACGGGGCCTGGGCCGAGTACGTGCTGACCGATGCCACCACACTCATCGCCGTGCCCGACTCCGTACCCCTGGAACACGCCGCGGTGCTCGCCGACGCCGTCTCCACCCCGTACGGCGCCATCGACACCGCCCAGCTGCGGTCCGCCGAATCCGTGGGCATCTGGGGGCTGGGAGGTCTGGGCACCCACCTCGTGCAGCTCACCCGCATCTGCGGAGCGTCCCCGATCGTCGCCCTCGACCCGCTGCCCGCCGCCCGCGAGCGCGCCCTCGCCCTGGGAGCCGACTTCGCGCTCGACCCGACGGACGGTGACACCAGGGCCAGGCTGAAGGAGATCACGGGCGGCAAGGGCCTGGACGTCGCCTTCGACTGCGTCGGCCGTACGCCCTCCTTCACCCAGGCGGAGCGTGCCCTCGGCCACCGGGGCCGCCTGGTGCTCGTCGGCATCTCTCCCGACCCTCTTGCCGTGGGCCCGGAACTCCATTTCGTGCGCAACCGCCACACCGTGATCGGACACACCGGGTATCGCATGGCGCATCTGGAGGACCTGGTCGAGCTGACCGCCCGGGGCCGTCTGGACATCTCCGGATCGGTCAGCGCGGTCCTGCCGCTGGAGGAAGTGAACGAGGGCATCCGGCGGTTGCGTGAGCGGGAGGGCAACCCGATCCGCATCCTGCTGCGGCCCTGAGCGCGGGGCCCGGGCCAACGGCCGGGCCCCGCCGTGGGCGGAGGCCGCGGACCGCGCTCAGGTCCCGGCCGACCGGGCGGTCTGATCGACCCGTGCGCGTACCCGGGCCAGGAAGGTCCGTACCTCGGCGGCGGGCAGCGGGAGCGCGGAGGAGCGGGGGCGCTCGAAGCTGCGCACCGCGGCCTCGATGAGCGGCCGGAACTCCTCCTCGGCCAGGGCGGCTTCGCGCGCCGCCGCGCGCTTGGCCAGCCAGCGGCCCGTACGGCAGAACACCACCGAGCGGCAGCCGTTGAGCACACGGTTGTCCGCGAGGTGACCTTCGCCGTCGCTGTGCTCACGGACGGAGGCCCGGATCGCGGCGAGCAGATCGGGGCGGTCCGGTGCGGCGACCACCTCCCGGGCCGGGCGGCCGAACAGCGTGAGCCCGGTCTGGTGGGCGACGGAGCGGTCGATGACGTACCAGAACGCCGGGGACCGCGCCGCGTCGAAGTCGGCCCGGTCGGGCAGCAGCGGGCCGGTGTTGAGGTCCAGGAGGTACCCGGCCGCACCGGAGGGACGGCGGACGAAGTCCGCTCCGTAGACCACCAGTTCCAGCCCCGCGGCCGGGCAGGGCAGCCGCGGGTGGGCGAGGGTCCCGGCCAGGTCGTGCGGGGCCGATCCGGGCAGCGACGGCTCCACCACGACCGTCACATCGATGTCGCTGCGCCCATGCCGGTAGTCCCCGAGCGCGAGGGAACCGACCGCGAGGACACTCACCAGATGGGGCCCGCACACCGCGCGGGTGCGCCGGACGAGTTCTGCCAGATAGGGCCGCAGTTCGGTGGGGACGGACCGCGGATCCTCGCGCGTGTGGGCCACGTGCCCAGTATCCCCGGTGTGTGGCGCGTGCGCGGCCGTGACTCAGCCCGCCGTGTCCGGGAGCCGCGAAGAGGTGTCGGCGAAGGTCGCCGGATCCAGTCCGGCCTCGCCGAGCACCGTGGCGGCCACACCGCGGGCGATCTGAGCGAGCCCCAGGAGCAGGTGGTCGCAGTCGATGTGCGCCGAACCCGCCGTCCCGGCCCGCTCCTCCGCGATCGCGATGGCCTTGCGGGAGTAGGGGGTCCAGGCGATGCGTTCCGCCGCCTGCGACGCTCCCATGGTCAGCCGGCTACCGACGGCCTTGTGCACGTCTTCGGGTGGTACACCGGCGGCACGCAGGAGCCGTGTGGCGTTGTTGTCCTCTGCGGTCAGTCCCCAGAGCAGGTGTTCGGTGCCGATGTAGTTGTTGCGATGCTGTACCGCCGCCCGCTTGATGTGCGTCATGGCCTGGCGGAGGTCCTCGGACATGGTCTCGGGGTCGTAGCGCTTGTGTGGGGCGTGAAAGCGCTGCTGCACCGCTTGCCGGGTCACCCCGAGTGCCGCGCCGATGTCCGTCCAGGAGGAGCCGTGCATCCGGCAGTGCTCGACATAGTCCTCCACCAAGTCATCGGCCAGGGCCTGCAGTTGGCCCGCCAGGCTCGCCGCCGTCGACAACAGTGCGAGCCAGTCGGGCTGCTCCTGTCCACCGGGGCGGTGTGCGGCATCGCAGGTCCGGTCCACTTCCGCGATGAGGTCGTCCAGATCAGGAAGAGGCATGAGGCAAGTACGCCTTGACAAAGTGAGATTGTCAAGGCGTACTTGCGTTTCTTGAGGCGGGGGCGGGCTGTGCCCGTGATCGGCCGGGAGCTGTCGGCCTCGCTCACCGGCATCCAGTGGATCACCGACGGGTACACCCTGGTCTTCGCCGGTTTCCTGCATGAGCGGCGGAGCGCTGGGGGACAGGCTGGGAAACCGCCGGATCTTCTGCACCGGCGTGGTGGTGTTCACCGTGTCATCGGCCGCGTGCGCCTTCGCGCCGAGTGCCCCCTTCCTCGTCGCCGCCCGGGTGGTGGAGGGCCTCGGCGCGGCGTTGATCGTGCCCGGCTCGCTGGCCCTCCTCCAGCAGGCGTACCCGGCTCCGGCCGCCCGCTCGCGGGCCTTCGGGGTGTGGGGCTCCATCGCGGGGATCGCGGCGTCTGCGGGGCCGCTGCTGGGCGGGCTGCTGGTCTCCGCCGTGGGCTGGCGGTGGGTGTTCCTCATCAATCTGCCCGTCGGCGTCGCCTGCTCGTCACCGGTCTGGCGCTGTTCCCCGCGGTGGCGATGACCATGTTCGCGTCCATCCTCTCCG encodes the following:
- a CDS encoding TetR/AcrR family transcriptional regulator, with protein sequence MNEDTATDTTRRRNPRGQGDRLRAEILAAVARLLDQKLTGNPLPVSLREVAREVGIAAQSMYLHFADKDQLARAVAEDGYQRVVAAMRDADAQAAARGVDAGERLRAQANAFCAFARTERGVIRLMFGHNSSSFGASGRTHPARLLWRQWVDAIHSCEAEGLRWPDGAEQTAMLLWSALFGRFALWTSSFGRQDARELVTFVDRVVDTLLRDAHR
- a CDS encoding zinc-binding dehydrogenase translates to MTLDAGPVRTGADSTADGVADDLPATMRAARFDTAAGTLTVEDVPVPRPGVGEVVVKVAACGICQSDLSQLDGHIPPRLPVVTPGHEASGVVAAAGDGAGHWKAGDRVVLGAGKACGACPACRFGGGTNTCEDLQVMAFHYDGAWAEYVLTDATTLIAVPDSVPLEHAAVLADAVSTPYGAIDTAQLRSAESVGIWGLGGLGTHLVQLTRICGASPIVALDPLPAARERALALGADFALDPTDGDTRARLKEITGGKGLDVAFDCVGRTPSFTQAERALGHRGRLVLVGISPDPLAVGPELHFVRNRHTVIGHTGYRMAHLEDLVELTARGRLDISGSVSAVLPLEEVNEGIRRLREREGNPIRILLRP
- a CDS encoding aminoglycoside adenylyltransferase domain-containing protein, encoding MAHTREDPRSVPTELRPYLAELVRRTRAVCGPHLVSVLAVGSLALGDYRHGRSDIDVTVVVEPSLPGSAPHDLAGTLAHPRLPCPAAGLELVVYGADFVRRPSGAAGYLLDLNTGPLLPDRADFDAARSPAFWYVIDRSVAHQTGLTLFGRPAREVVAAPDRPDLLAAIRASVREHSDGEGHLADNRVLNGCRSVVFCRTGRWLAKRAAAREAALAEEEFRPLIEAAVRSFERPRSSALPLPAAEVRTFLARVRARVDQTARSAGT
- a CDS encoding Clp protease N-terminal domain-containing protein, producing the protein MPLPDLDDLIAEVDRTCDAAHRPGGQEQPDWLALLSTAASLAGQLQALADDLVEDYVEHCRMHGSSWTDIGAALGVTRQAVQQRFHAPHKRYDPETMSEDLRQAMTHIKRAAVQHRNNYIGTEHLLWGLTAEDNNATRLLRAAGVPPEDVHKAVGSRLTMGASQAAERIAWTPYSRKAIAIAEERAGTAGSAHIDCDHLLLGLAQIARGVAATVLGEAGLDPATFADTSSRLPDTAG
- a CDS encoding MFS transporter, whose amino-acid sequence is MSGGALGDRLGNRRIFCTGVVVFTVSSAACAFAPSAPFLVAARVVEGLGAALIVPGSLALLQQAYPAPAARSRAFGVWGSIAGIAASAGPLLGGLLVSAVGWRWVFLINLPVGVACSSPVWRCSPRWR